A stretch of the Pseudobacteriovorax antillogorgiicola genome encodes the following:
- the murJ gene encoding murein biosynthesis integral membrane protein MurJ → MSLAKSSLLFALGTFLSRISGLLRESVLGGVFGASVLLDAFLIAFRIPNLFREMLAEGALGSSFTKVYSQISEQDEGRARDLLIQGLYLFTLVSTVFCSLGVLLAPWLVQALTLDVDPSYRDALVTNATGLTRLVFPFLGLAMLSSIIMGALHQKGSFFISAASSISLNLGYILGALLLARWFQGWDLPWLRDSFGDPEIVGLAVGVMLGGFTQLVVQAWGCRERFQGFRTAILAKFPWSPDLKAVVSLMIPASIAAGAGPINVFINTNFATSLGEGAVSWLNFAFRLLQLPIGLFGVAIGVAVLPSLSRKIAQNNQEVGPDVMEQLEQGTGMVGFLMLACFAFLLVNRQEIVDLLFRYGAFSAFDVQQTSDALFAYSFGILAYGLIKVLTSFYYAVERTSYAMKTALLGIAFNFLGNYLLVERFEHVGLAATSSITLSLNATFLLLGLLPYRHMMSHKRNLRWLIWFMLATILAIGVQWGLSQFALQPYILPLGKVGKIISLLANGIVVALVFASLAKTLLGVPWSSLIRQMKGLRQ, encoded by the coding sequence TTGTCCCTTGCAAAATCGAGTTTGTTATTCGCGCTTGGAACTTTTCTAAGCCGAATTAGTGGTCTCCTCCGAGAGTCAGTTCTTGGAGGAGTTTTTGGCGCTTCCGTTCTTCTTGATGCCTTTCTTATAGCATTTAGAATTCCCAACTTGTTTCGTGAGATGCTAGCCGAAGGGGCTTTGGGAAGCTCGTTCACCAAGGTTTACAGCCAGATATCGGAGCAGGATGAAGGGCGAGCGCGGGACCTACTTATTCAAGGGCTCTATCTTTTTACCCTAGTGTCCACAGTGTTCTGTTCTCTTGGGGTTCTCTTGGCTCCTTGGCTGGTGCAAGCTCTCACCCTTGATGTAGACCCAAGCTATCGGGATGCTCTGGTAACGAATGCGACGGGACTAACACGTTTGGTCTTTCCTTTTTTGGGGCTCGCGATGCTGAGTTCCATCATCATGGGGGCACTTCATCAAAAAGGGTCCTTTTTCATCAGTGCTGCTTCTTCCATCAGCTTGAACCTAGGATATATTCTAGGAGCTTTGCTTTTGGCCCGATGGTTTCAAGGTTGGGACCTGCCATGGTTGAGAGACAGTTTTGGTGATCCAGAAATCGTGGGCTTGGCTGTGGGAGTCATGCTTGGTGGTTTCACGCAACTAGTGGTTCAGGCTTGGGGTTGTCGGGAGCGCTTTCAAGGCTTTCGAACTGCGATCCTCGCAAAGTTCCCCTGGAGTCCAGATTTAAAAGCTGTGGTTAGCTTGATGATTCCGGCTTCGATCGCCGCCGGAGCAGGACCAATCAATGTTTTTATCAATACTAACTTTGCGACGTCTCTAGGTGAGGGGGCTGTCTCATGGTTGAACTTCGCCTTCCGCCTTCTACAGCTGCCGATTGGCCTATTTGGGGTAGCTATTGGGGTTGCAGTATTACCAAGTTTGAGTCGCAAGATCGCACAGAACAACCAAGAGGTTGGTCCTGATGTCATGGAGCAGTTGGAACAAGGCACAGGAATGGTGGGCTTTCTGATGCTGGCCTGCTTTGCATTTCTGCTCGTGAACCGCCAGGAAATCGTGGATTTACTTTTCCGATACGGGGCTTTTAGTGCGTTTGATGTTCAGCAGACGAGCGACGCCTTATTCGCCTATTCGTTTGGTATTTTGGCCTATGGCTTGATAAAAGTTCTGACATCGTTTTACTACGCGGTTGAGCGCACCAGTTATGCAATGAAAACGGCATTGCTTGGCATCGCCTTTAACTTTCTTGGTAACTACCTCCTTGTGGAGCGATTTGAGCACGTAGGGTTAGCAGCGACAAGCTCCATTACGTTGAGCTTGAATGCAACCTTTCTTCTATTAGGCCTGCTACCTTATCGACACATGATGAGTCACAAGCGCAACCTTCGCTGGCTTATTTGGTTTATGTTGGCCACGATTTTAGCAATCGGTGTTCAATGGGGGCTTAGTCAGTTTGCGCTCCAGCCCTACATACTGCCCCTTGGTAAAGTCGGCAAAATCATTTCGTTGCTTGCCAATGGCATCGTGGTGGCCCTCGTATTTGCGAGTCTAGCAAAGACCCTCTTAGGAGTCCCTTGGTCGAGCCTTATAAGGCAAATGAAAGGCTTAAGGCAGTAG
- a CDS encoding 3-oxoacyl-ACP synthase III family protein has protein sequence MTQLRKAKIAGTGMYVPPKVVTNKDLEAVMDTSDEWIKQRSGIEQRHHVEGIGTSDLAFEAAKNAMTAANVSAEDIDLILLATLSPDHQFPGSSAVLQAKLGLSTTPSMDIKCQCSGFIYGLNVGKLFVESGQYNRVLVVGAEAHSPVLDFSTEGRDVTVLFGDGAGAAIIEASDDDSQIMHCSLHSQGEFANRLWIERPGTAGGEWLTEAHKAERQHFPYMEGRYVFKHAVTRLSEVIHETLEKNDLTLADIDHFLFHQANLRINEKVAAMLEIPEEKCHNNIMRYGNCSAASIPMLLDECVRQEKVKKGDIILMAAFGAGFTWAGSVIKW, from the coding sequence ATGACGCAATTAAGAAAAGCGAAGATTGCAGGCACAGGCATGTATGTGCCACCTAAAGTTGTAACCAATAAAGACCTAGAAGCTGTAATGGATACCTCCGATGAGTGGATCAAACAACGATCGGGGATTGAGCAACGGCACCATGTCGAAGGCATAGGCACATCAGACTTAGCTTTTGAGGCTGCTAAGAATGCCATGACTGCAGCCAATGTTTCAGCTGAAGATATTGACCTGATACTCCTCGCGACCTTATCACCGGATCACCAATTTCCTGGATCGTCCGCAGTTCTCCAAGCCAAACTTGGCCTAAGCACCACACCATCCATGGATATAAAATGCCAGTGCTCGGGCTTTATCTACGGCCTTAATGTCGGCAAATTATTTGTTGAGAGTGGCCAGTACAATCGCGTTCTTGTGGTAGGAGCGGAAGCCCATAGCCCCGTACTAGACTTCTCAACCGAGGGGCGAGATGTCACCGTGTTATTCGGTGACGGCGCGGGTGCAGCTATCATCGAAGCCTCTGATGACGACTCGCAAATCATGCATTGCAGCCTTCATTCACAAGGTGAGTTTGCAAATCGTCTGTGGATTGAACGCCCTGGTACAGCTGGCGGTGAGTGGCTCACAGAAGCTCACAAAGCAGAACGCCAGCACTTCCCCTACATGGAAGGGCGCTATGTTTTCAAACATGCTGTCACACGACTTTCTGAAGTCATTCACGAAACTCTTGAGAAAAATGATCTGACACTCGCTGACATCGACCACTTCCTATTTCATCAGGCTAATCTTCGCATTAATGAGAAAGTTGCGGCGATGTTAGAGATACCTGAGGAGAAATGTCACAATAATATCATGAGATATGGCAACTGCTCAGCGGCATCGATTCCAATGCTGCTTGACGAGTGCGTTCGGCAAGAGAAAGTTAAAAAAGGTGACATCATTTTGATGGCCGCCTTTGGAGCTGGCTTCACCTGGGCGGGAAGCGTGATTAAGTGGTAA
- a CDS encoding 3-dehydroquinate synthase family protein yields MTNELTITWEMPDPPAQASKDHLWESSPMESSPLEKRLCWPVGTLQVLHKAFRHGLDRFTRWDLSQVSDESPYIQASCIFRRGVEHSASKAQTLSSSYLIRLVDEQPQFLDQVAIIDQNVAEAWSLKPHPGHLWIAIDELSKSLDTVATVIEFLRKHTATPLVAIVGGGVLCDTVAFACALAERPFNLIPTTLLSMVDACVGGKTGVNFEPYGKNQLGRFAFPEEVMVWADWLKTLDPRDYRSGIAECVKHGLLVKQASLLNSIPTGVYDPSLQDILIEIIEVKARVVSEDPSEIGRRASLNLGHTFAHGLESLSHKNRPKDYLRHGEAVGIGLGFMAVLSHQAGVLSQDSRDQVLQVLKDQKLLLSQKVLETYLGLGDLRSQESRTQIYGKLTQDKKNKDGAIHWILLEELGSVYQKDGQFTCSVSRSTFETAFDQFVALLP; encoded by the coding sequence ATGACAAACGAGTTAACCATCACTTGGGAAATGCCCGACCCACCGGCTCAGGCGAGTAAGGACCACCTCTGGGAATCGTCGCCTATGGAGAGCAGCCCTCTAGAAAAGCGCCTCTGCTGGCCTGTCGGCACCTTACAAGTGCTCCACAAAGCGTTTCGCCACGGCCTCGACCGCTTTACTCGATGGGACCTCTCTCAAGTTTCTGATGAAAGCCCCTATATCCAAGCATCTTGCATCTTCCGCCGTGGCGTGGAGCACTCAGCATCCAAAGCACAGACTCTATCGAGTTCCTATTTGATTCGTTTGGTTGACGAACAACCCCAGTTTCTGGACCAGGTCGCAATTATCGACCAGAATGTCGCAGAGGCTTGGAGTCTCAAACCTCACCCAGGCCACCTCTGGATTGCTATTGATGAATTGAGTAAGTCTCTAGATACAGTAGCCACTGTGATTGAGTTTCTTAGAAAACACACAGCAACGCCTTTGGTAGCCATCGTAGGAGGGGGAGTTCTATGTGATACTGTGGCGTTTGCCTGTGCATTAGCTGAAAGACCGTTCAACCTAATACCCACAACCCTACTATCCATGGTCGATGCCTGTGTCGGCGGCAAGACGGGAGTTAACTTTGAGCCATACGGCAAGAATCAACTGGGACGTTTTGCCTTCCCTGAAGAAGTCATGGTGTGGGCTGACTGGCTCAAAACCTTAGATCCTCGAGATTATCGATCCGGTATCGCTGAGTGTGTAAAGCATGGCCTGCTAGTAAAGCAAGCAAGTTTATTGAACTCCATTCCCACAGGAGTCTACGATCCATCACTACAGGACATCTTGATAGAGATTATTGAAGTTAAAGCCCGTGTCGTAAGCGAAGACCCATCAGAAATTGGCCGGCGTGCATCGCTCAATTTGGGGCACACCTTTGCTCACGGACTCGAGTCCCTTTCCCACAAGAACAGGCCTAAGGACTATCTTCGCCACGGGGAAGCCGTTGGAATAGGGTTAGGTTTTATGGCTGTACTCAGCCATCAGGCAGGCGTCCTAAGCCAAGATTCGCGAGATCAAGTGTTGCAGGTTTTAAAAGACCAAAAACTACTTCTTTCTCAAAAGGTTCTTGAAACTTATCTTGGGTTAGGGGACCTAAGAAGCCAAGAGTCCAGGACCCAAATTTACGGTAAACTAACCCAAGATAAGAAGAATAAAGATGGTGCCATTCACTGGATCCTCCTAGAGGAACTCGGAAGTGTCTACCAAAAGGATGGTCAGTTCACGTGCTCTGTGTCCCGGTCGACTTTTGAAACGGCGTTCGACCAGTTTGTTGCCCTACTGCCTTAA
- a CDS encoding CPBP family intramembrane glutamic endopeptidase: MLSLLKSRPALATLATATALAGLLTHRVLQEDIPVSTVPAGMGVFFCLLLWYLLLGLKPIQDAISSWLKKQPRHLFLPSLLYTVGYIIYGLGTDSGIGDWWIILLYGLLPSAVMSTCKARPQKIIWQDIVLILLFWIPVDARLVQPLWPWPKGVGGNAFTITLAVPLLAFLMSCQRQLSGVGYYWTVSRSELIEGLKNFVLFIIVAIPFGLQTQFISWAGWSLSPEMLFTFLITFLWIAVPEELLFRGVIQNLLQKHWQSKTLGLIVASVIFGLSHLNNGPEPDWRYFVLSTIAGIFYGLTFNKSRSLVAAALVHTLVDTVWIHYFRG, from the coding sequence ATGCTTTCGCTTCTTAAAAGCCGTCCAGCCCTTGCGACCTTAGCTACTGCCACAGCCTTAGCCGGCTTGCTAACCCATCGAGTGCTTCAAGAAGATATCCCTGTTTCTACCGTACCAGCAGGCATGGGAGTGTTCTTCTGTCTCTTGCTGTGGTACTTGCTTTTGGGCTTAAAACCAATTCAAGATGCGATCAGTTCTTGGCTCAAGAAGCAGCCTCGGCACCTCTTCCTTCCGTCCTTACTCTACACAGTGGGTTATATCATCTATGGGCTTGGAACTGACTCCGGAATAGGTGACTGGTGGATCATTCTCCTCTATGGTCTACTTCCCAGCGCAGTCATGAGCACTTGTAAAGCACGACCTCAGAAAATCATATGGCAAGATATTGTCCTTATCCTTCTATTCTGGATTCCTGTAGATGCCCGCTTGGTGCAGCCCCTGTGGCCCTGGCCGAAAGGTGTTGGTGGCAACGCCTTCACAATCACCCTCGCAGTACCTTTGTTAGCGTTTTTAATGTCGTGCCAACGTCAGCTCTCAGGAGTTGGGTACTACTGGACTGTGAGTCGCAGCGAGCTAATCGAAGGCCTTAAAAACTTTGTGCTATTTATCATCGTAGCCATTCCTTTCGGCCTGCAAACCCAGTTCATCTCCTGGGCAGGGTGGAGCCTCAGCCCCGAAATGCTTTTCACATTTTTGATCACATTTCTTTGGATCGCTGTGCCTGAAGAGCTATTGTTCCGAGGGGTGATTCAGAACCTTCTGCAAAAACATTGGCAGTCGAAGACTCTCGGCCTGATCGTCGCTTCTGTAATTTTTGGCCTATCTCACCTGAATAATGGACCAGAACCAGACTGGCGTTACTTTGTCCTATCAACTATCGCTGGAATCTTTTACGGATTAACATTCAACAAAAGTCGATCCCTAGTAGCCGCAGCTCTGGTCCACACCCTCGTAGACACCGTCTGGATACACTATTTCCGCGGCTGA
- a CDS encoding outer membrane protein assembly factor BamD, giving the protein MEMLHYSLKRVFIILFLLIFSQACQEKSFNPQDPADVFARASEPYEDGLYDIALQKLGEFRSRFPYSKHTTQAELMMANCHYELGNYQEAAFAYEQFVKLHPRHPKVDFALYRVGESYWIEAPEDIDREQDFTQKALTEWETLVNRFPNSQYSTDAKSKIKLGKKRIADSQVFVMNFYCKQERFHSCAYKALIILDKYKDFTDIRKQALKQAARSFAKLANQKAEDPESDKNVYVRSMSLKELQDKAATFKRLSEAS; this is encoded by the coding sequence ATGGAAATGCTACATTATTCTCTGAAGCGGGTTTTTATCATCCTGTTTTTACTAATTTTTTCTCAAGCCTGCCAAGAGAAGAGTTTTAACCCTCAGGATCCAGCAGATGTCTTTGCACGAGCCTCTGAGCCTTATGAAGACGGTCTATATGACATCGCTTTACAGAAGCTCGGCGAGTTTCGGTCACGTTTCCCGTATTCAAAGCACACCACGCAGGCTGAACTTATGATGGCAAATTGTCACTACGAATTAGGCAATTATCAGGAAGCCGCTTTCGCCTACGAACAATTTGTCAAGCTTCACCCGCGCCACCCCAAAGTTGACTTTGCCCTGTACCGGGTGGGTGAGTCCTATTGGATCGAAGCACCCGAGGATATCGACCGAGAACAAGACTTCACACAGAAAGCACTGACCGAATGGGAAACCTTGGTCAATCGATTTCCAAATAGCCAGTATAGCACAGATGCGAAATCAAAGATCAAGCTAGGTAAGAAGAGAATTGCTGATAGCCAAGTCTTCGTGATGAATTTTTACTGCAAGCAGGAGCGCTTTCATTCTTGCGCATACAAGGCCCTGATAATACTTGATAAATACAAGGATTTCACCGATATCCGCAAACAGGCACTCAAGCAAGCTGCCCGATCATTCGCTAAACTTGCTAACCAGAAAGCCGAAGACCCCGAAAGCGACAAGAACGTTTACGTTCGCTCCATGAGCCTAAAAGAACTTCAGGACAAGGCTGCGACCTTCAAACGCCTCTCCGAAGCGAGTTGA
- a CDS encoding response regulator: MTSRPPRSRGSQSLRDTIIELKCKKMSQDAVVDLSTYRHMKKRARERHILVVDQDEVTRNGMKRFLEGERFRVELAEDAITLSEAIEQGSLDMIFLDMDLPWVNGVELCQLIKGHRSLQGVPVILTGNEQDSGTIHQAFAAGCDEYLVKPFDAEKMTEVVRKVFGENS; the protein is encoded by the coding sequence ATGACCTCTAGGCCTCCTCGGTCCCGTGGCTCTCAATCTTTGAGGGATACCATCATTGAGTTGAAGTGCAAGAAAATGTCTCAGGATGCCGTTGTGGACTTGAGCACTTATCGACATATGAAAAAGAGAGCGCGAGAACGGCATATCCTTGTGGTGGACCAGGATGAGGTCACACGGAATGGTATGAAGCGATTTCTTGAAGGGGAAAGGTTCCGGGTTGAGCTGGCGGAGGATGCCATAACACTTTCCGAAGCCATCGAGCAAGGCAGCCTTGACATGATCTTTCTAGACATGGACCTCCCTTGGGTGAACGGAGTGGAGCTGTGTCAATTGATTAAGGGTCATCGAAGCTTACAAGGTGTGCCCGTGATACTTACTGGCAACGAGCAAGATTCAGGAACGATCCATCAAGCGTTTGCTGCCGGCTGCGACGAGTACTTAGTCAAACCTTTTGACGCTGAAAAAATGACAGAAGTTGTTCGGAAAGTATTTGGCGAAAATTCCTAA
- a CDS encoding transglycosylase domain-containing protein, protein MTTRLTIVALISLAIIIPVLCVSWGYRLWKSDLSLQKAFSLEPKYGVLVLDRNDEILGHRGLRRHRAPSLKELPLHVPAAFISAEDRYFYEHHGFSWRGMLRSAWVNLMAMRFKQGGSTITQQLVRNIIERREKTLSRKVSEIVMAIFLERQLDKPSILSLYLDRIYFGSGFHGLGAAAQGYFGKPAKDLSIAESALLAAIVKAPARYALDDERSYRRAIDRQRYVLRRMLEDEWIKQEDYHQALAEAPRVQSLQARWQTHGFSVDWAVLQGSRLGFDSGQDRSLTIQTTIDRSLQEELFSRLKRISKGQPPDLEFACMVLDSKTSETLAVLGSRSYNQSQFNRSYQSRRAVGGLMLPLLRGIGLKFNISFPFSNASSFDSWQVEQGQLPFEAGAALSQVGLGTLRQELLRLKWPHRLADWSFVLGFQALSLEEVLSYFSAFRTGQYRRPYLIRQIAYDSSQVFQKRHRSVAIYGNQRAKLFKRYIAMSSPAWLKGAPTPAIAAITDDRQNAWLLLLGKRFLLGLWVGVDSGQGGHSPDLFREVLTSAHRELSKIITGESFGEDSSKEGLHFFWSRELSSKDNDVFLPQIARSKAFGRERHRSSL, encoded by the coding sequence ATGACAACTCGATTGACCATCGTTGCACTGATTTCGCTAGCTATCATCATTCCTGTTTTGTGTGTGAGCTGGGGGTATCGTCTATGGAAATCGGACTTGTCTCTACAGAAGGCGTTCTCCTTAGAGCCTAAGTATGGTGTTTTAGTTTTAGATCGCAATGATGAGATCCTGGGGCATCGGGGGCTAAGGAGGCATCGAGCTCCGTCTCTGAAAGAACTACCTCTTCATGTTCCTGCTGCGTTTATTAGTGCCGAAGATCGATACTTCTACGAGCATCATGGATTTTCCTGGAGGGGTATGCTGCGCTCCGCATGGGTTAATCTCATGGCGATGCGGTTCAAACAGGGGGGATCTACCATCACGCAGCAGTTGGTTCGGAATATAATAGAGCGACGCGAAAAAACCCTATCTCGCAAAGTTTCTGAAATCGTTATGGCGATCTTTTTAGAAAGACAGCTCGATAAACCATCAATCCTTTCGCTCTACCTTGACCGAATATATTTTGGTTCAGGTTTTCATGGTCTAGGTGCAGCGGCCCAAGGCTACTTTGGAAAGCCAGCTAAAGACCTTTCCATAGCAGAATCTGCCTTGCTAGCAGCTATTGTAAAAGCGCCAGCTCGCTATGCTCTAGACGATGAACGATCCTATCGTCGGGCTATCGATCGGCAGCGCTACGTTCTTAGGCGGATGCTTGAAGATGAGTGGATCAAGCAGGAGGATTATCATCAAGCCCTGGCCGAAGCCCCAAGAGTTCAGTCGCTCCAAGCTCGTTGGCAGACCCATGGTTTTTCCGTAGACTGGGCTGTCTTGCAAGGGAGTAGGCTAGGGTTTGATTCAGGCCAGGACAGGTCGCTTACCATTCAAACGACAATTGATAGGTCATTGCAGGAAGAGCTATTTTCGAGGCTAAAGAGGATCAGTAAAGGGCAACCGCCTGATCTGGAATTTGCCTGTATGGTACTAGACTCCAAGACTAGCGAAACTCTCGCTGTTCTTGGAAGCCGGAGCTATAACCAGTCCCAATTCAATCGCAGTTATCAGAGTAGAAGGGCAGTAGGAGGCCTCATGCTTCCTCTTTTAAGAGGTATAGGGCTAAAGTTCAATATTTCGTTTCCCTTTTCCAACGCAAGTTCATTTGACTCGTGGCAGGTCGAGCAAGGCCAGTTGCCTTTTGAAGCTGGGGCGGCGTTGAGTCAAGTGGGTCTAGGAACTCTCAGGCAAGAATTACTCAGACTCAAGTGGCCTCACAGACTAGCCGATTGGAGTTTTGTTCTTGGTTTCCAAGCCCTTAGTCTGGAAGAGGTTCTTAGCTATTTTTCTGCCTTTAGAACCGGGCAATACAGAAGACCGTATCTTATTCGTCAGATTGCATATGATTCAAGTCAGGTTTTTCAAAAGCGCCATCGCTCGGTCGCCATTTATGGCAATCAACGGGCCAAGCTCTTTAAAAGATATATCGCTATGAGCTCGCCTGCTTGGTTAAAGGGCGCTCCTACTCCTGCAATTGCAGCGATCACCGACGATCGGCAGAACGCATGGTTGCTCTTGTTGGGGAAGCGTTTCCTGCTGGGGCTATGGGTTGGAGTTGACTCTGGGCAGGGGGGGCATAGCCCTGATCTGTTTCGAGAGGTTTTAACGTCTGCCCATCGAGAATTGTCAAAAATCATAACAGGTGAGTCATTTGGGGAGGATTCATCTAAAGAAGGGCTACATTTTTTCTGGAGTCGGGAACTAAGCTCCAAGGATAATGATGTATTTTTACCACAAATCGCTCGTAGTAAGGCTTTTGGTAGAGAGCGACATCGAAGCTCGTTGTAA
- a CDS encoding transporter, with product MKRITVMCLAMWVTSPIVQAFESTKVLPKGIRNLNLRTIYTQTSTKTNKDGNIEPLAEPLWKPLRFRNILSSETGLKKKQLQALMLQQGWSEEDTVGDFYAELEAQINVWAPIFAFGVSERVTLAAALPVYSASTDIQVGFRTNEGADNFIGALTDPAMSNNKSAIEAAEKLQNAIPRLNEKLLDNSYDPLEKWNGTGIGDLTLLAKYLAVDGEIFKAALSGGVTIPTGDTENPDILTDLPFGDGQWDIISQLTFDQFITSNLMLNQFYKYTYQAPGNKPTRLKTGDETIEVELVDLDYKLGDKVDAGVSLQYEQPGTGIQAGLGLLAYRKFGDRYETDDLPAKDELQRATAHEANYWQAKLGYSSLEAFRRGEIAVPLMASIEYRKQTTSRNVPRTDFTQVDIRLFF from the coding sequence ATGAAACGAATCACAGTCATGTGTCTGGCTATGTGGGTTACAAGCCCTATTGTCCAAGCCTTTGAAAGCACGAAGGTTCTGCCTAAGGGGATTCGAAACCTTAACTTACGAACCATCTATACCCAAACAAGCACGAAGACCAATAAAGATGGCAACATTGAGCCGCTTGCGGAGCCATTATGGAAGCCACTTCGCTTTCGGAATATTCTGTCTAGTGAAACTGGTTTAAAAAAGAAACAGCTCCAGGCTCTGATGCTCCAACAAGGCTGGTCTGAAGAGGATACAGTGGGCGATTTCTACGCCGAGCTAGAAGCTCAGATCAATGTCTGGGCACCCATATTTGCGTTTGGGGTCAGTGAGCGCGTAACACTTGCCGCCGCGCTTCCTGTCTACTCAGCAAGCACCGATATCCAGGTGGGATTTCGCACCAACGAGGGTGCCGATAATTTTATTGGCGCCCTAACAGATCCAGCCATGTCAAACAACAAGTCTGCAATTGAAGCTGCTGAAAAGCTTCAGAACGCGATTCCGAGACTCAATGAGAAGCTACTAGACAACTCTTACGATCCATTAGAAAAATGGAACGGCACCGGCATCGGTGATCTCACCCTGCTAGCAAAATACTTAGCCGTAGATGGTGAAATTTTTAAGGCTGCTCTCAGTGGTGGTGTCACAATCCCTACCGGAGATACAGAAAACCCTGATATTCTTACCGACCTTCCCTTTGGAGATGGCCAGTGGGATATTATTTCGCAGCTGACATTTGACCAGTTCATTACGTCAAATCTAATGCTTAATCAATTTTATAAGTACACCTACCAAGCACCTGGTAACAAGCCCACGCGGCTTAAAACTGGCGATGAAACTATCGAAGTTGAACTAGTCGACCTTGACTATAAGCTTGGTGACAAAGTCGATGCTGGGGTTTCCTTGCAGTATGAGCAACCTGGAACAGGGATCCAAGCTGGGCTTGGCTTACTTGCCTATCGAAAGTTTGGCGATCGGTATGAGACTGACGACCTACCAGCAAAGGATGAGCTACAGCGCGCCACAGCTCATGAAGCCAACTACTGGCAGGCAAAGCTTGGCTACTCTTCATTGGAAGCCTTTCGAAGAGGAGAGATTGCTGTGCCGTTGATGGCTAGCATAGAGTATCGAAAGCAAACCACCAGTCGTAATGTACCTCGTACTGATTTCACCCAAGTCGATATCCGACTATTTTTTTAA
- a CDS encoding DUF5679 domain-containing protein, which produces MSYPAAYCVKCKAHTNTLNKHSVVLANNSRALRGQCPVCLSENYQFLPAKDNWAFIKSEHGSANGRTLLPTTVAAKKISHGTTWGRWAVYAFFVMSCIAFGYVLSLRF; this is translated from the coding sequence ATGTCTTATCCAGCTGCGTACTGTGTGAAATGTAAAGCCCACACGAACACTTTGAATAAGCACTCAGTTGTTCTTGCTAACAACTCCCGGGCCCTTAGAGGTCAATGCCCGGTGTGTTTGTCTGAGAACTACCAGTTTCTTCCAGCAAAAGACAACTGGGCATTTATTAAAAGTGAGCATGGTTCTGCGAATGGTCGCACGTTGCTGCCCACGACGGTGGCAGCAAAAAAGATCAGTCATGGAACAACGTGGGGCCGATGGGCTGTTTATGCATTCTTTGTCATGTCATGCATTGCTTTCGGGTATGTCCTAAGTCTTCGCTTTTAG
- a CDS encoding energy transducer TonB, which translates to MTYKEQTVSFNGIPRPNRKWFLITLVISALLHLFSYVNVSNFAGSVKGKRLAQQPKQDSKVKIRVVPKPAPDSTLPKKKIIETKQAETAKPKDAKYLSNQDHIAKKETKTSRPSSINDQEVGQGGSAKKATSASKQQPADKVVGKKEMAPRYGVGAGLPKPNGKDSRYQSLLPKAQDLVAAREAGYQDYIDEELDIGDRIDLTTSKYRFIGYFTGLRKGFSQTWVYPSEAVRRGLQGEVKVEFTIAKDGQLERVKVLETSGHDILDDAVLDAVKLSSPYAPLPDGFGKEKLTIVYSFFYRLRGFGAF; encoded by the coding sequence ATGACATACAAAGAACAAACAGTCAGCTTCAATGGGATTCCACGTCCCAATCGTAAGTGGTTTTTGATAACCCTCGTCATCTCGGCACTTTTGCACCTTTTCTCGTATGTTAACGTCTCCAATTTCGCTGGCTCTGTCAAAGGAAAACGGCTCGCACAGCAGCCAAAACAGGATTCGAAAGTGAAAATCCGCGTGGTGCCCAAGCCTGCGCCAGACTCTACTTTGCCTAAGAAAAAAATTATCGAGACCAAACAGGCCGAAACGGCCAAGCCTAAAGATGCGAAATATCTAAGTAACCAAGATCACATCGCCAAGAAAGAAACTAAGACATCTCGGCCAAGTTCGATCAACGACCAGGAGGTCGGGCAGGGTGGTAGTGCGAAGAAAGCGACCTCTGCCAGCAAGCAACAGCCTGCAGACAAGGTGGTTGGCAAGAAAGAGATGGCGCCAAGATACGGTGTGGGGGCAGGGTTACCAAAGCCAAATGGAAAAGACAGCCGTTACCAATCCCTTCTACCAAAGGCCCAGGACTTAGTAGCGGCCCGAGAAGCTGGGTATCAGGATTATATCGATGAAGAGTTGGACATCGGCGATCGTATTGATTTGACGACATCAAAGTATCGCTTTATCGGTTATTTTACAGGCCTTCGCAAGGGGTTTAGCCAGACCTGGGTCTACCCGTCAGAAGCAGTCCGACGGGGCTTGCAAGGCGAGGTTAAAGTAGAATTTACGATTGCCAAAGATGGCCAGCTAGAGCGGGTCAAAGTTTTGGAAACCTCAGGTCATGACATACTCGATGATGCGGTTCTCGATGCGGTTAAGCTCTCCTCGCCTTATGCACCTTTGCCGGATGGCTTTGGGAAAGAAAAGCTCACCATTGTATATTCATTCTTCTACAGGCTTCGTGGTTTCGGAGCCTTCTAG